One genomic region from Methanomassiliicoccales archaeon encodes:
- the msrA gene encoding peptide-methionine (S)-S-oxide reductase MsrA: MQKATFGAGCFWGVEAAFQKVPGVLSTAVGYMGGDYDSPTYKDVCSHKTGHAEVTEVVFDPDKVTYERLLDIFWSIHDPTTLDRQGPDRGSQYRSVIFYHDEGQEELARASKERMSRSGKFHKPIVTLVEPAKWFWIAEEYHQKYFEKHGGGSCHVQ, encoded by the coding sequence TTGCAGAAGGCCACTTTCGGCGCAGGATGCTTCTGGGGAGTGGAGGCTGCTTTCCAAAAGGTTCCTGGTGTATTGTCCACAGCCGTCGGCTATATGGGAGGTGACTATGACAGCCCCACCTACAAAGACGTCTGCTCCCACAAGACCGGGCATGCCGAGGTGACGGAGGTGGTCTTCGACCCTGACAAGGTGACATACGAGAGACTGCTTGACATTTTCTGGAGCATCCATGACCCGACCACCTTGGACCGGCAGGGACCGGACCGAGGCTCGCAATACCGTTCGGTCATCTTCTACCACGATGAGGGGCAAGAAGAGCTGGCACGTGCTTCCAAAGAGAGAATGTCTCGGTCTGGCAAGTTCCACAAGCCCATCGTCACGCTGGTCGAGCCGGCGAAATGGTTCTGGATCGCCGAGGAATACCACCAGAAGTACTTCGAGAAACACGGCGGAGGAAGCTGTCATGTTCAGTGA
- a CDS encoding YkgJ family cysteine cluster protein, translating to MKCSRCVRCCLETRMELSMEDIQRLEARGFSRKEFAEEGEDGIIRLRNVNGACFFLVKVEKRCRTYSFRPRGCAIYPVNITEDGEIVVDDECPRASTITDAELKRKGEELRRLISRIDAEADSRRFPSEG from the coding sequence ATGAAATGCTCCCGTTGCGTCCGCTGCTGCCTGGAAACAAGGATGGAACTCTCAATGGAGGACATCCAACGGCTGGAGGCTCGAGGCTTCTCCAGAAAGGAATTCGCCGAGGAAGGTGAGGATGGGATCATCCGTTTGCGGAACGTCAATGGAGCCTGCTTCTTTCTCGTGAAGGTGGAGAAACGGTGCCGAACATACTCGTTCCGGCCCCGGGGCTGTGCCATCTACCCGGTCAACATCACCGAGGACGGGGAGATCGTGGTCGATGATGAATGTCCCCGCGCTTCCACCATCACTGACGCAGAGCTGAAGCGAAAGGGGGAGGAGCTGCGCCGACTGATATCCAGGATAGATGCGGAAGCGGATTCTAGGCGTTTCCCTAGTGAAGGTTGA
- a CDS encoding radical SAM protein — translation MLSTPPGKTTEKWPPLGLLYIASSLKAARKDEVAVMDAFCEGLSREELVGRMVQEAPDVVGMNCSTHTFLEAIGTLKQVSQALPRSKIVLGGYHATFASDMILRDYPFVHCIVKGEAEHAIVKLLGHFEREESLDDVEGISYRKEGRVHRNPISLVEDLDALPFPDRSLLSNVRYGYSHEGIPLTFGKFTTISTSRGCPFMCTYCSCAAFSLRKWRPRSAENVVQEMEMLHDQGFKNCVIVDDNFTHNPKRAERICQLIREKGIHMQFYCEGRVDSAKPELLRTMKKAGFNVIYFGAESACERTLEFYKKHITVEKTRQAIDNAKKAGMLVITGYIIGAPIETKEDIQKTIRFIRETRPHAVQVNILDCLIGTAIWTDLVQQGMIKEDDWQTNHRIYEYFGDGLSKEELEALANEGYAQWLKGWWSREGMGDLLKIIRSNQTARRIIFTNLLNPEVRKRFSEGMSAYRSKQ, via the coding sequence TTGCTGTCCACACCCCCGGGAAAGACGACGGAGAAGTGGCCTCCGCTAGGTCTCTTGTACATCGCCTCCAGCTTGAAGGCCGCCCGGAAAGACGAAGTGGCCGTGATGGACGCTTTCTGCGAGGGATTGTCCAGGGAGGAGCTTGTCGGACGGATGGTCCAGGAGGCCCCGGATGTCGTGGGCATGAATTGCTCCACCCACACCTTCCTGGAGGCCATCGGTACGCTCAAGCAGGTGAGCCAGGCACTACCGCGAAGCAAGATCGTGCTCGGCGGCTACCACGCCACCTTCGCCTCGGACATGATACTGCGCGACTATCCCTTCGTCCATTGCATCGTCAAGGGAGAAGCGGAGCATGCCATCGTCAAGCTGTTAGGTCATTTTGAGAGAGAGGAATCGCTGGACGACGTGGAGGGAATAAGCTACCGGAAAGAGGGGCGGGTCCACAGAAACCCCATCTCATTGGTGGAAGACCTGGACGCGCTGCCGTTCCCGGACCGTTCTCTGTTGTCCAATGTGCGGTACGGATACTCTCACGAGGGCATCCCTCTGACCTTCGGCAAGTTCACCACCATCTCCACGTCGAGAGGTTGCCCGTTCATGTGCACCTACTGCTCCTGCGCTGCCTTCTCCTTGAGGAAATGGAGACCCCGCAGCGCGGAGAACGTGGTCCAGGAGATGGAGATGCTGCACGACCAGGGATTCAAGAACTGCGTCATCGTGGACGACAACTTCACGCACAATCCCAAACGGGCGGAGCGCATCTGCCAGCTAATCCGCGAGAAGGGCATTCATATGCAGTTCTACTGCGAGGGCAGGGTGGATTCGGCCAAGCCGGAGCTGCTGCGCACGATGAAGAAGGCGGGCTTCAATGTCATCTACTTCGGAGCGGAGAGCGCCTGCGAGAGGACGCTGGAATTCTATAAGAAGCATATCACGGTGGAGAAGACGCGTCAGGCCATCGACAATGCCAAGAAGGCAGGAATGCTGGTCATCACTGGCTATATCATAGGCGCGCCCATAGAGACGAAGGAGGACATCCAGAAGACCATTCGTTTCATCCGCGAGACCAGGCCACATGCGGTGCAGGTGAACATCCTCGACTGCCTCATCGGAACAGCCATTTGGACTGACTTGGTGCAGCAGGGAATGATCAAGGAGGACGACTGGCAGACCAACCACCGCATCTATGAATACTTCGGAGACGGTCTGAGCAAAGAGGAGCTGGAAGCTCTGGCGAACGAGGGCTACGCTCAATGGCTCAAGGGATGGTGGAGCCGGGAAGGAATGGGCGACCTGCTGAAGATCATCCGGTCCAACCAGACGGCGAGACGCATCATATTCACCAACCTCCTGAACCCGGAAGTGCGCAAGCGGTTCTCCGAGGGCATGAGCGCGTACAGAAGCAAACAGTAG
- a CDS encoding rhodanese-like domain-containing protein produces the protein MQLTGAKVLHGPGLDWEYGEVLSDGQRQGFGDLELEAVHTPGHTYESMSYVLRDIGAGSEPVFAFTGDTLFVGDVGRTDLLGPEHRRKLSEMLYDSLHKRLLILGDGCIIAPAHGAGSVCGGDIADRATSTIGLERTQNPLVRLSKEAFVERKMKEILERPPYFSQMEIMNQRRHLPLSGLPVPQPLVPGEFAEAISSGAVVVDTRLPHSYAGAHIKGSSSIWIDGLPAYACWLLPYDRSLLLVVEDQQQVERAVRMLVRIGYDNIQGYLQGGMVQWYREGLPYESTKTMDVHELKALMSREDVFVLDPRPHHEWAELHLEDAKHIFVGDLEKHLGEIPKDRPVASMCSVGFQGSMAAALLREKGYDNVAVVIGGVNAWKAAGYPVVEQ, from the coding sequence GTGCAGCTCACAGGGGCCAAGGTGCTTCACGGCCCTGGCCTGGATTGGGAATACGGCGAGGTGCTGTCCGACGGCCAGAGACAGGGCTTCGGGGATCTGGAGCTGGAAGCAGTTCATACCCCTGGCCATACCTACGAGAGCATGTCTTACGTGCTTCGAGACATTGGCGCGGGAAGCGAACCGGTCTTCGCTTTCACCGGGGACACCTTGTTCGTGGGCGATGTGGGAAGGACGGACCTGCTCGGTCCGGAGCACAGGCGCAAGCTCTCGGAGATGCTCTATGACAGCTTGCACAAGCGCCTTCTCATTCTGGGGGATGGTTGCATCATCGCCCCCGCCCACGGAGCGGGCTCGGTCTGCGGTGGTGACATTGCTGATAGGGCAACGAGCACCATCGGCCTGGAGCGAACTCAGAATCCGCTTGTCCGGCTGTCGAAGGAGGCTTTCGTGGAACGGAAGATGAAAGAGATACTAGAACGGCCTCCCTATTTCAGCCAAATGGAGATCATGAACCAGCGCAGGCATCTTCCGCTATCCGGACTGCCGGTACCCCAGCCCCTGGTGCCCGGGGAATTCGCAGAGGCCATTAGCAGCGGGGCGGTGGTGGTGGACACGCGCCTGCCGCACAGCTATGCGGGCGCGCACATCAAAGGGTCATCGAGCATCTGGATCGACGGCCTGCCGGCCTACGCTTGCTGGCTGCTGCCCTATGATCGATCGCTTCTACTGGTGGTCGAGGACCAGCAACAGGTGGAGAGAGCGGTGCGAATGCTGGTGCGCATCGGCTACGACAACATCCAGGGCTATCTCCAAGGGGGCATGGTGCAGTGGTATCGCGAAGGCCTCCCCTACGAATCCACCAAGACCATGGACGTCCACGAGCTGAAGGCTCTGATGTCCAGGGAGGATGTGTTCGTGCTCGACCCCCGTCCTCACCACGAATGGGCGGAACTGCATCTCGAAGATGCTAAGCATATCTTCGTAGGAGATCTGGAGAAGCATCTGGGGGAGATACCGAAGGACCGACCGGTCGCCTCGATGTGCAGTGTAGGATTCCAGGGAAGCATGGCGGCCGCGCTGCTACGAGAGAAAGGCTATGACAACGTTGCCGTAGTCATCGGAGGCGTGAACGCCTGGAAGGCGGCGGGATATCCAGTGGTAGAACAATAG
- a CDS encoding zinc ABC transporter substrate-binding protein, with protein MIGGALGFSLVGSPQTASGKLQVMTSFYPLHFFASQIGGDKAQVGQLIPDNTEPHAWDPRPSDIIRTDRSSIFIYNGAGFEPWAESFISSLVTRHIIVDTSVGLVSPSGPSQTRMDPHFWLDPLSAEVQVDNILRGFLEADPANAAYFQANADLLKSRLDQLNVAFLDGLQNRTKNDIITTHEGFDYLANRYGFQAHAAVGISGDQQPSPADLAALADLVRNLNLHYVFSEPIFSDAVMLTIASETGAQVLVLDGVHGRTGVHAGMDYFQIMYENLKNLRTGLEVSP; from the coding sequence GTGATAGGGGGCGCCCTGGGCTTCTCTTTGGTGGGGTCTCCCCAAACGGCCTCGGGAAAGCTCCAGGTCATGACCTCCTTCTATCCTCTCCATTTCTTCGCCAGCCAGATCGGTGGAGATAAGGCGCAGGTGGGGCAGCTCATCCCCGACAACACCGAGCCACACGCCTGGGACCCTCGACCATCCGACATCATCCGCACAGACCGTTCCTCTATCTTCATCTACAACGGCGCGGGCTTCGAACCCTGGGCGGAAAGCTTCATCTCCTCCCTCGTCACCAGGCACATCATTGTGGACACCAGTGTCGGCCTGGTCTCTCCGTCCGGTCCTTCCCAGACGAGAATGGACCCCCATTTCTGGCTCGATCCTCTGAGCGCCGAGGTGCAGGTGGACAACATATTGAGAGGGTTCTTGGAGGCCGACCCTGCGAACGCCGCCTATTTCCAAGCGAACGCGGACCTCTTGAAGTCCAGGTTGGATCAGCTGAACGTCGCCTTCCTTGACGGTCTGCAGAACCGTACCAAGAACGATATCATCACCACTCATGAGGGCTTCGATTACTTGGCCAACCGCTACGGCTTCCAGGCGCATGCCGCCGTGGGGATAAGCGGCGATCAGCAACCAAGCCCTGCGGACCTCGCGGCCTTGGCCGACCTGGTGAGGAACCTCAACCTGCACTACGTCTTCTCGGAGCCGATATTCTCGGACGCGGTCATGCTCACCATCGCGTCGGAGACGGGAGCGCAGGTGCTGGTGCTCGACGGCGTTCACGGCAGGACGGGTGTGCATGCTGGCATGGACTATTTCCAGATTATGTATGAGAACTTGAAGAACCTGAGGACCGGACTGGAGGTCAGCCCTTGA
- a CDS encoding ABC transporter ATP-binding protein encodes MSEKVVEIKDLQVRFGGLTVLEGVSLDVEQGDVVGIVGPNGGGKTTLLNALLGNVPITSGSVRLFGQDLNGFRDFQKIGYVAQNAIQFDPIFPATVREIVALGCVRRSNLGRLLKDSDWEDVQSAIDLVDLTKLAERKISELSGGQKQRIFIARALVRKPRLLILDEAAAGLDICIQDQFVKILRNLRSQEDMTILTVSHDLSGVMCQANKLAVVNRKVYVTDINSSTDPTPILREAYGHHFTFIFHHDQSTCEGE; translated from the coding sequence TTGAGTGAGAAGGTGGTGGAGATCAAGGACCTACAGGTGCGCTTTGGCGGTCTGACCGTGCTAGAAGGGGTGAGCCTGGATGTGGAGCAGGGGGATGTGGTAGGCATCGTCGGCCCCAACGGCGGCGGCAAGACCACGCTCCTGAACGCCCTTCTGGGCAACGTACCGATCACCTCGGGGAGCGTCAGGCTGTTCGGGCAGGACCTGAACGGATTCCGCGATTTCCAGAAGATCGGGTACGTGGCGCAGAACGCCATCCAGTTCGATCCGATATTCCCTGCGACCGTGAGGGAGATAGTGGCCCTGGGCTGCGTTCGGAGGTCCAACCTGGGACGACTGCTCAAGGACTCGGATTGGGAGGACGTGCAGAGCGCCATCGATCTCGTTGACCTAACGAAGCTGGCCGAACGCAAGATCAGCGAACTCTCGGGCGGACAGAAGCAACGCATCTTCATCGCTAGGGCATTGGTGCGCAAGCCCAGGCTCCTTATCCTGGACGAGGCGGCCGCCGGCCTGGACATCTGCATCCAAGACCAGTTCGTCAAGATCCTGCGAAACCTCAGAAGCCAGGAGGACATGACCATCCTCACGGTCTCGCATGATCTCTCCGGCGTCATGTGCCAGGCGAACAAGCTGGCGGTCGTCAACCGCAAGGTCTACGTGACCGACATCAACTCGTCAACCGACCCCACGCCCATTCTCCGAGAGGCCTACGGCCACCACTTCACCTTCATCTTCCATCACGACCAAAGCACCTGCGAGGGGGAGTGA
- a CDS encoding metal ABC transporter permease — MAGLEGLFWVFQYDFFLRAYLSGIFAALLCSILGVFIVLRRSSLIGEGISHLSFGGIALGLFLAIYPLFTALLLSLAGTFVIYFLNKRKIVYSETAIGLIFSFGLALGAVLASLAGGFNVDLFAYLFGSILTVSVQDLTFIAALTVAVLVFVVVFYKELMFLTFDEQGARLSGIPVLKFELAFNILVALTVVVSIKIVGSLLVSALLITPAASAMQFSRSFRSTLLSAMVLGLLAVVLGLIVSFAADVASGGAIVLISMVIFVVCVALKKLKRSRPISTEVPNCEFADDDLLLGSDETKREMASKK, encoded by the coding sequence ATGGCCGGTTTGGAGGGCCTGTTCTGGGTGTTCCAGTACGATTTCTTCCTTCGCGCGTATCTCAGCGGAATCTTCGCCGCCCTGCTGTGCTCCATCCTGGGCGTGTTCATCGTGCTGCGGCGCTCCTCGCTCATCGGAGAGGGTATCTCTCACCTTTCCTTCGGAGGCATCGCCCTCGGCCTCTTCCTGGCCATCTACCCTCTCTTCACCGCACTTCTCCTTTCCCTCGCGGGCACGTTCGTCATCTACTTCCTGAACAAGCGCAAGATCGTCTACTCGGAGACGGCCATCGGCCTAATCTTCTCCTTCGGTCTCGCTCTGGGAGCGGTCTTGGCCAGCCTAGCTGGCGGTTTCAACGTCGACCTGTTCGCTTACCTTTTCGGTTCCATCCTCACCGTCTCCGTTCAGGACCTGACCTTCATCGCTGCGTTGACCGTAGCGGTGCTGGTGTTCGTGGTGGTATTCTACAAGGAGCTCATGTTCCTGACCTTCGACGAGCAGGGTGCGAGATTATCTGGCATCCCGGTGTTGAAGTTCGAGCTCGCTTTCAACATACTGGTGGCCTTGACGGTGGTCGTTTCCATCAAGATCGTCGGTTCATTGCTCGTTTCCGCCCTTCTCATCACTCCCGCGGCCTCGGCCATGCAGTTCTCCCGCTCCTTCCGGAGCACGTTGCTCTCTGCCATGGTCCTCGGGCTTCTGGCGGTCGTGCTCGGCCTCATCGTCTCCTTCGCGGCTGATGTGGCAAGCGGGGGGGCGATCGTCCTCATCAGCATGGTCATCTTCGTGGTTTGTGTGGCCCTCAAGAAACTGAAAAGGTCAAGGCCGATTAGCACGGAAGTGCCGAATTGTGAATTCGCAGATGATGACCTTTTACTGGGCTCTGATGAAACGAAGAGGGAGATGGCATCGAAGAAGTGA
- a CDS encoding radical SAM protein, whose amino-acid sequence MSEKIGETNSLCPQCLKTIPAVKIAEDDKIYLVKTCPEHGEFKVLIWTGVEDYKDLLRYKAEFSRPAKYAVKESGECPQICGLCPDHRQHTCIVVLEVTNSCNLKCPICFASANERYRFHPSLEEIKKMYETIVSDVPHPICIQISGGEPTIRDDLPEIVRMGKKMGVDYIEVNTNGVRLGQDIEYLRSIKEAGVDSLYFSFDGLHSDIYMKTCGKDLLEPKLRAIENCAKVGMGITLVTVVSPNINQDKVGEVIQFAKKWIPTVKGIHFQPMSYFGRYPIDPDNKDRITIPDLLREIEKQTKGELRADNFIPTSCSNVHCDAKSMSVLMEDGSLFPLTHRAMGPPKDTKEIATKTRKEVSDLWRFIDEQMGEPETEENTWGSFIERAKTSYLTVSTMAFQDAWTVETERLCNCCIHTVTPDGRLIPFCLFNINSKDGRTLYRHEIWSKYGKKD is encoded by the coding sequence ATGAGCGAAAAGATAGGGGAGACCAACAGCCTTTGTCCACAGTGCCTCAAGACCATACCCGCCGTCAAGATCGCGGAGGACGACAAGATCTACCTGGTCAAGACCTGTCCTGAGCACGGCGAATTCAAGGTGCTCATTTGGACGGGCGTCGAGGACTACAAGGACCTGTTGCGCTACAAGGCGGAGTTCTCTCGGCCGGCCAAGTACGCGGTCAAGGAGAGCGGGGAATGTCCCCAGATCTGCGGCCTTTGCCCGGATCACCGGCAGCACACCTGCATCGTCGTGCTCGAAGTGACGAACTCCTGCAATCTTAAGTGCCCCATCTGCTTCGCCAGCGCCAACGAGAGATACCGCTTCCACCCCAGCCTGGAAGAAATCAAGAAAATGTACGAGACCATCGTTTCTGATGTGCCTCACCCTATATGCATCCAGATATCGGGAGGGGAACCGACCATCCGCGACGACCTGCCGGAGATCGTGCGCATGGGAAAGAAGATGGGGGTCGATTATATCGAGGTCAACACCAACGGCGTGCGCCTCGGTCAGGACATCGAGTATCTGAGATCCATCAAAGAGGCGGGCGTGGACTCGCTCTACTTCTCCTTCGATGGGCTGCATTCGGACATCTACATGAAGACCTGTGGCAAGGACCTGCTCGAACCAAAGCTCAGGGCCATCGAGAACTGCGCCAAGGTGGGCATGGGCATCACCCTGGTGACGGTAGTCTCGCCGAACATCAACCAGGACAAGGTGGGGGAGGTGATCCAGTTCGCGAAGAAGTGGATCCCCACCGTCAAAGGCATTCATTTCCAGCCAATGAGCTACTTCGGCCGCTATCCCATCGACCCGGACAACAAGGACCGCATCACCATTCCTGACCTCTTGCGGGAGATAGAGAAGCAGACCAAGGGCGAACTGCGAGCGGACAACTTCATCCCCACCTCCTGCTCGAACGTGCACTGCGACGCCAAGTCCATGTCCGTGCTGATGGAGGATGGTTCGCTGTTCCCGTTGACGCACAGGGCCATGGGACCGCCCAAGGACACCAAGGAGATCGCCACCAAGACAAGGAAGGAGGTGTCCGATCTCTGGCGGTTCATCGACGAGCAGATGGGCGAACCGGAAACGGAAGAGAACACTTGGGGCAGTTTCATCGAGCGGGCCAAGACCAGCTATCTGACCGTGAGCACTATGGCCTTCCAGGATGCTTGGACCGTGGAAACGGAAAGGCTGTGCAACTGCTGCATTCACACCGTGACGCCGGATGGCAGACTGATTCCATTCTGCCTCTTCAACATCAACTCCAAGGACGGGCGCACGCTCTACCGGCACGAGATCTGGTCCAAGTACGGGAAGAAGGATTGA
- a CDS encoding DUF169 domain-containing protein — MAGRDWKKASSELKKYTNLPTSPVAVKLLASAGELSGIKGLRQLQNTAPCQMAAWARYYREEGVVGASAEGVKCVWGSACTGLIKSPSRLSEGEVAWRYAKDAEAGKHIQDMMGVIGAEGKRFDALVMAPLELTPVDPEVVVMYVTPAQALRLIVAYAFWAGEEVRSVITGQSSLCSSIAHAFQEKNLFVDLPCVGDRTFGLVQEQEMLVAFHESRLEQIVEGLRETEDFSSHPFRPFLRWPVIFAPDMEPRRTELE, encoded by the coding sequence ATGGCTGGCAGGGACTGGAAGAAGGCCTCATCGGAGCTGAAGAAGTACACCAACCTGCCCACTTCACCGGTGGCGGTCAAGCTGCTGGCGAGCGCGGGCGAGCTCAGCGGAATCAAGGGACTGAGGCAGCTGCAGAACACCGCCCCCTGCCAAATGGCCGCTTGGGCGCGATACTATAGGGAGGAGGGGGTGGTCGGCGCCTCTGCAGAAGGCGTGAAATGCGTTTGGGGCTCCGCTTGCACCGGCCTAATCAAGTCACCCAGTCGTCTGAGCGAAGGCGAGGTGGCATGGCGGTACGCCAAGGATGCTGAAGCGGGAAAGCACATCCAGGACATGATGGGCGTCATCGGTGCGGAGGGCAAGCGCTTCGATGCCCTGGTGATGGCCCCTCTGGAACTGACGCCAGTGGACCCGGAAGTGGTGGTGATGTATGTGACGCCGGCACAGGCGCTCAGGCTGATCGTCGCCTACGCCTTCTGGGCGGGGGAGGAGGTGCGCAGTGTGATCACCGGTCAATCCTCGCTCTGCTCCTCGATCGCGCACGCCTTTCAGGAGAAGAACCTGTTCGTCGATCTGCCCTGCGTGGGCGACCGCACCTTTGGTCTGGTGCAAGAGCAGGAGATGCTCGTGGCCTTCCACGAATCGCGATTGGAGCAGATCGTGGAAGGGCTTCGAGAGACGGAGGATTTCTCCTCCCATCCTTTCAGACCGTTCCTGCGTTGGCCGGTGATCTTCGCTCCGGACATGGAGCCCCGCCGAACGGAGCTAGAGTGA
- a CDS encoding AMP-binding protein: MNPFKRLTIALARTRLSSTKIDKGSRHPLEDWILSRVAAEARASKGLRQVIGTPRPEEVDRQMLREYQLHMFRKQMRYTGENSPFYQRRWKETGLRPEDIRSYDDLCKVPVTEPKDLAESPFEFLCVSQTKVMRAFTTSGTSGMRKRMFYTRNDILNTIDPIAAALKNVGMRQNDTLQIMFPTVAAWDPGLMLEGACKVAGLKAVNCSSINVEEQLRLMRENRTTMMIGLTSFIHRLTLLAREKHDLRSFGIKALILSAEPLPQVMRRELEEAWGCKALSQYGMTEMGLATTIECQAQDGLHINEAGFLAEVIDPATGEHVGNRKEGELVWTSLMFEGSPLLRYRANDITSPIEPPCGCGFQAVGKIGAIRGRTDMQTKVGFGEKVFPLLFDEAVLGVRGVLGYHLIIEKEGYKDRLRFQVEYIGDANEGRRSIEDALHSLDEIKSGFENDLLAPVEVEIQPPDQEGWVPKTRTIVDNRKQYG, from the coding sequence GTGAATCCGTTCAAGCGGCTGACCATCGCCCTGGCGCGCACCCGACTATCTTCCACGAAGATAGACAAGGGATCGCGGCATCCCCTGGAGGATTGGATATTGTCCCGGGTGGCGGCCGAGGCGCGAGCGTCCAAGGGCCTCCGGCAGGTCATCGGTACTCCCAGACCAGAGGAGGTCGACCGCCAGATGCTCCGCGAGTACCAGCTGCACATGTTCCGCAAGCAGATGCGCTACACCGGAGAGAACAGCCCTTTCTACCAGCGTCGGTGGAAGGAGACAGGATTGAGGCCAGAGGACATCCGCAGCTACGACGACCTATGCAAGGTTCCGGTGACCGAACCGAAGGACCTAGCCGAATCCCCGTTCGAGTTCCTGTGCGTTTCGCAGACCAAGGTCATGCGGGCCTTCACGACCTCGGGAACGAGCGGAATGCGCAAGCGAATGTTCTACACCCGCAATGACATCTTGAACACCATCGACCCCATCGCGGCGGCGCTGAAGAACGTGGGCATGCGCCAGAACGACACCCTCCAGATCATGTTCCCTACGGTGGCGGCCTGGGATCCGGGGCTGATGCTCGAAGGGGCGTGCAAGGTAGCCGGCCTGAAGGCGGTCAACTGCAGCAGCATCAACGTGGAAGAGCAGCTGCGATTGATGAGGGAGAATCGCACCACCATGATGATCGGCCTCACGTCCTTCATCCACCGCCTGACGCTACTCGCTCGGGAGAAGCACGATCTGCGCTCCTTTGGCATCAAGGCGCTCATATTATCTGCGGAACCGTTGCCGCAGGTCATGCGCCGCGAGCTGGAAGAGGCTTGGGGCTGCAAGGCCCTTAGCCAGTACGGCATGACGGAGATGGGGCTGGCGACCACCATCGAATGCCAGGCCCAGGACGGGCTGCACATCAACGAGGCAGGCTTCCTGGCCGAGGTCATCGACCCGGCCACCGGAGAGCACGTCGGCAACCGCAAGGAAGGTGAACTGGTGTGGACCAGCCTGATGTTCGAAGGCTCGCCCTTGTTGCGCTATCGCGCCAACGACATCACCTCACCCATCGAACCGCCCTGCGGATGCGGCTTCCAGGCGGTGGGCAAGATCGGGGCCATCCGCGGCCGGACGGACATGCAGACCAAGGTGGGTTTCGGGGAGAAGGTCTTCCCTCTGCTTTTCGACGAGGCTGTTCTGGGAGTAAGGGGAGTGCTCGGCTACCACCTGATCATCGAGAAGGAGGGGTACAAGGACCGGCTGCGCTTCCAGGTCGAGTACATAGGTGACGCGAACGAGGGCAGGCGTTCGATCGAGGATGCGCTCCATTCCCTGGACGAGATCAAGTCCGGGTTCGAGAACGACCTACTCGCTCCCGTCGAAGTGGAGATCCAGCCCCCCGATCAGGAAGGATGGGTGCCCAAGACCCGGACCATCGTCGACAACCGAAAGCAGTACGGATAG
- the pdxT gene encoding pyridoxal 5'-phosphate synthase glutaminase subunit PdxT: MKVGVISVQGAFPEHLAATKQAMLSLGLRGRAVAVRRKNDLDGSDAIIIPGGESTAISRLLVRFGLHERIVDMAKAGTPIMGTCAGLVLLAKEGDEEVERTGTALLGLMDMAVDRNAFGRQRESFEAPLDIKGLDSPFPGVFIRAPMIRKVWGECEEMCRYNGGVVMARQGKIIALSFHPELSHDLRMHQMLLEMA; the protein is encoded by the coding sequence ATGAAGGTCGGGGTGATATCGGTCCAGGGGGCATTCCCCGAGCACCTGGCCGCGACGAAGCAGGCCATGCTTTCTCTGGGTCTGAGGGGAAGGGCCGTGGCGGTGAGGCGCAAGAACGACCTGGACGGTTCAGATGCCATCATCATCCCCGGTGGCGAGAGCACGGCCATCTCCCGGCTGCTGGTGCGGTTCGGACTGCATGAACGAATCGTGGACATGGCCAAGGCCGGAACGCCCATCATGGGAACGTGCGCCGGCCTGGTGCTCCTGGCCAAGGAAGGCGATGAAGAAGTGGAGAGGACCGGCACCGCCCTCCTGGGCCTGATGGACATGGCCGTGGACCGGAACGCCTTCGGCCGGCAACGCGAATCGTTCGAGGCACCGTTGGACATCAAAGGTCTCGATTCACCTTTTCCAGGAGTGTTCATTCGTGCCCCCATGATACGGAAGGTCTGGGGCGAATGCGAGGAGATGTGCCGCTACAATGGAGGGGTGGTCATGGCCAGGCAGGGGAAGATCATCGCCTTGTCCTTCCATCCCGAGCTCTCGCATGACCTGCGCATGCACCAGATGTTGCTGGAGATGGCGTGA